A region of Oncorhynchus masou masou isolate Uvic2021 chromosome 29, UVic_Omas_1.1, whole genome shotgun sequence DNA encodes the following proteins:
- the LOC135519340 gene encoding serine/threonine-protein phosphatase 6 regulatory ankyrin repeat subunit B-like isoform X1, with translation MAVLKLVEQPPLVQAIFNGDPEEIRMLIYKSEDINALDADKRTPLHAAAFLGDAEITELLILSGARVNAKDNMWLTPLHRAVASRSEEAVRVLIRHSADVNARDKNWQTPLHVAAANNALRCAEVIIPLLSSVNVSDRGGRTALHHAALNGHTEMVNLLLAKGANINAFDKKDGRALHWAAYMGHLDVVCLLVSQGAEVSCKDKRGYTSLHTAASNGQIAVVKHLLNLAVEIDETNAFGNTALHLACFNGQDAVVSELIDYGANVSQPNNKGFTPLHFAAASTHGALCLEFLVNNGADVNVQSRDGKSPLHMTAVHGRFTRSQTLIQNGGEIDSVDKDGNTPLHIAARYGHELLINTLITSGADCTRRGVHGMFPLHLAAMNAHSDCCRKLLSSGRRYSIMCPLSNDPSSSALSAGFQIHTPDALGRTCLHAAAAGGNVECVKLLLSSGGDHNRRDKCGRTPLHYAAASRHYQCLETLVSCGTCINATDQWGRSALHYAAASDLDRRRRQALEPESEGVQAEKEKEAALCLEFLLQSGATASLKDKQGYSPVHYAAAYGHRHCLELLLDRDESHQEHPESLCARSPLHLAAYHGHAQALEVLLQGEREVDQGDEAGRTPLALAALRGHTDCVHTLISQGASPRTTDANRGRTPVHLAVMNGHTSCVRLLLDDQDSADLVDAADSRGQTPLMLAVAGGHVDAVSLLLEREAAVDTADSHGLTALHLGLLCGQEECVQCLLEQEASVLLGDSRGRTALHLAAARGHASWLAELLSIAFSEPPTPRLRDHQGYTPLHWACYYGHEGCVEVLLEQKGCRCIDGNPFTPLHCAVVNDHESCAALLLEAMGSDIASCKDTKDRTPLHAAAFSGHVDCVQLLLSHDAPVDAVDQSGRSALMMAAEKGGVGAVEVLLTSANASLGLVDQNGNTALHLACSSGKEDCVLFILERLKDTVLIGATNAALQTPLHLAARSGLKQAVQDLLSRGASVQMLDENGLTPALACAPSREVADCLALILATMMPFCSPCSSGVPSPGSLLRALSRQKGSRDPRSPKAPSGPSSEGSASQGTTENDSDSETF, from the exons ATGGCTGTTCTTAAACTCGTCGAGCAG CCTCCGCTGGTTCAGGCCATCTTCAATGGAGACCCTGAGGAGATACGCATGCTTATCTACAAATCGGAAGACATCAACGCTCTG GATGCAGACAAGCGTACCCCGCTCCATGCGGCAGCCTTCCTGGGTGATGCTGAGATCACTGAGCTTCTCATCCTCTCCG GGGCGCGGGTCAACGCCAAAGACAACATGTGGCTCACCCCTCTACACCGCGCGGTGGCATCACGTAGTGAG GAGGCCGTTCGGGTGCTGATTCGTCACTCTGCTGATGTGAATGCGCGGGATAAGAACTGGCAGACGCCGCTTCACGTTGCCGCGGCCAACAATGCCCTGCGCTGCGCTGAGGTCATCATCCCCCTGCTGAGCAGCGTCAATGTGTCGGACCGCGGGGGGCGCACCGCCCTGCACCACGCTGCCCTCAACGGGCACACTGAG ATGGTTAACCTGCTACTGGCTAAGGGAGCCAACATTAATGCCTTCGATAAGAAAGATGGCCGCGCCCTGCACTGGGCAGCATATATGG GTCATCTGGATGTAGTGTGTCTGCTGGTCAGCCAGGGGGCAGAGGTCAGCTGTAAGGATAAACGTGgttacacctctctacacacgGCCGCTTCTAACGGTCAGATCGCTGTGGTCAAACACCTGCTCAACCTGGCCGTGGAG ATAGATGAGACCAATGCGTTTGGTAACACGGCTCTGCACTTGGCCTGTTTCAACGGTCAGGATGCTGTGGTCAGTGAGCTGATAGACTACGGAGCTAACGTCAGCCAGCCCAACAACAAGGGTTTCACCCCTCTGCACTTCGCTGCAGCCTCCACCCACGGAGCCCTCTGTCTGGAGTTCCTGGTCAACAACGGGGCTGACGTCAACGTCCAG AGTCGGGATGGGAAGAGCCCCCTCCACATGACAGCGGTCCACGGCCGCTTCACTCGCTCCCAGACACTCATCCAGAATG GTGGGGAGATTGACAGTGTGGACAAGGATGGAAACACTCCTCTTCACATCGCTGCTCGCTATGGTCACGAGCTCCTCATTAACACACTCATCACCAGTGGAGCCGACTGCACAAG acGAGGAGTCCATGGTATGTTCCCTCTGCACCTGGCTGCTATGAACGCCCACTCAGACTGCTGCCGGAAGCTGCTCTCCTCAG GAAGGAGGTATAGCATAATGTGTCCCCTCAGTAACGACCCCTCGTCCTCGGCTCTGTCTGCAGGCTTCCAGATCCACACCCCAGACGCACTGGGGAGGACCTGTCTACATGCTGCCGCCGCcggggg TAATGTTGAGTGTGTGAAGTTGCTTCTGAGCAGCGGTGGGGACCACAACCGGAGGGACAAGTGTGGCAG gacccctCTCCACTATGCGGCTGCCAGTCGTCACTATCAGTGCCTGGAGACCCTGGTGTCGTGTGGGACATGCATTAATGCCACTGACCAGTGGGGGCGCTCTGCCTTGCACTACGCAGCTGCCTCCGACCTGGACAGAAG GCGACGTCAGGCTCTGGAGCCAGAGAGTGAAGGGGTGCAggcagagaaggagaaggaggctgCACT ATGTCTGGAGTTCCTGTTGCAAAGTGGTGCTACTGCCTCTCTGAAAGACAAGCAGGGCTATAGTCCTGTCCACTATGCTGCAGCCTATGGCCACAGACACTGTCTAGAGctg CTGTTGGACCGAGACGAGAGTCACCAGGAGCACCCAGAATCTCTGTGTGCCAGGAGCCCCCTGCACCTCGCT gCGTACCACGGCCATGCCCAGGCTCTGGAGGTGTTGctgcagggggagagggaagtgGACCAAGGGGATGAGGCTGGTCGTACTCCTCTGGCCCTAGCAGCCCTCAGGGGCCACACGGACTGTGTCCACACCCTCATCAGCCAGGGGGCCTCGCCACGCACCACAGATGCCAACAGGGGACGCACCCCTGTACACCTAGCAG TGATGAATGGCCATACCTCGTGTGTACGCCTCCTGCTGGATGACCAAGACAGTGCAGACCTGGTGGATGCTGCAGACTCTCGGGGACA GACTCCTCTGATGCTGGCGGTGGCAGGGGGACATGTGGACGCTGTGTCTctgctgctggagagagaggctgCTGTAGACACAGCAGACAGCCATGGCCTGACAGCCCTGCACcttggg ctgCTGTGTGGTCAGGAGGagtgtgtccagtgtctgttggagCAGGAGGCCTCTGTGTTGCTGGGGGACTCCAGGGGCCGTACAGCCCTCCATCTGGCTGCAGCGAGGGGCCACGCATCCTGGCTTGCTGAGCTGCTGAGTATCGCTTTTTCTGAACCGCCCACACCCCGCCTCCGAGACCACCAGGGGTACACCCCCCTGCACTGGGCCTGCTACTATG gtCATGAGGGCTGTGTGGAGGTACTGCTGGAACAGAAAGGTTGTCGCTGTATCGATGGGAACCCCTTCACTCCCCTGCACTGTGCTGT GGTGAATGATCATGAATCCTGTGCCGCACTACTGCTGGAGGCCATGGGATCAGACATCGCCAGCTGTAAGGATACTAAAGATAG GACTCCACTCCATGCTGCAGCGTTCTCTGGTCATGTGGACTGTGTCCAACTGCTTCTGTCCCATGATGCACCTGTGGATGCTGTGGATCAATCAGGGCGCAGTGCGCTGATGATGGCTGCTgagaagggaggagtgggggCTGTAGAGGTGCTGTTGACCAGTGCCAACGCCAGCCTGGGTTTGGTCGACCAGAATGGCAACACAGCCCTCCACCTGGCCTGCAGTAGC GGAAAGGAGGATTGTGTTCTGTTCATCCTGGAGAGGCTAAAGGATACTGTTCTCATAGGTGCCACAAACGCAGCACTGCAGAC GCCGCTCCACCTAGCAGCTCGTAGCGGTCTGAAACAGGCTGTCCAGGACCTGCTGTCCAGGGGGGCCAGTGTTCAGATGTTGGATGAGAATG gtCTGACGCCTGCTCTAGCTTGCGCTCCTAGCAGGGAGGTGGCTGACTGTCTGGCTCTCATTCTGGCTACCATGATGCCTTTCTGCTCCCCTTGCAGCTCCGGAGTCCCCTCCCCAGGTTCCCTCCTGAGGGCCCTATCCAGGCAGAAGGGTTCGCGGGACCCTCGTAGCCCCAAGGCCCCCTCTGGCCCCTCCAGCGAGGGAAGTGCCAGTCAGGGCACCACTGAAAACGACTCAGACTCAGAAACCTTTTGA
- the LOC135519340 gene encoding serine/threonine-protein phosphatase 6 regulatory ankyrin repeat subunit B-like isoform X2, translated as MAVLKLVEQPPLVQAIFNGDPEEIRMLIYKSEDINALDADKRTPLHAAAFLGDAEITELLILSGARVNAKDNMWLTPLHRAVASRSEEAVRVLIRHSADVNARDKNWQTPLHVAAANNALRCAEVIIPLLSSVNVSDRGGRTALHHAALNGHTEMVNLLLAKGANINAFDKKDGRALHWAAYMGHLDVVCLLVSQGAEVSCKDKRGYTSLHTAASNGQIAVVKHLLNLAVEIDETNAFGNTALHLACFNGQDAVVSELIDYGANVSQPNNKGFTPLHFAAASTHGALCLEFLVNNGADVNVQSRDGKSPLHMTAVHGRFTRSQTLIQNGGEIDSVDKDGNTPLHIAARYGHELLINTLITSGADCTRRGVHGMFPLHLAAMNAHSDCCRKLLSSGFQIHTPDALGRTCLHAAAAGGNVECVKLLLSSGGDHNRRDKCGRTPLHYAAASRHYQCLETLVSCGTCINATDQWGRSALHYAAASDLDRRRRQALEPESEGVQAEKEKEAALCLEFLLQSGATASLKDKQGYSPVHYAAAYGHRHCLELLLDRDESHQEHPESLCARSPLHLAAYHGHAQALEVLLQGEREVDQGDEAGRTPLALAALRGHTDCVHTLISQGASPRTTDANRGRTPVHLAVMNGHTSCVRLLLDDQDSADLVDAADSRGQTPLMLAVAGGHVDAVSLLLEREAAVDTADSHGLTALHLGLLCGQEECVQCLLEQEASVLLGDSRGRTALHLAAARGHASWLAELLSIAFSEPPTPRLRDHQGYTPLHWACYYGHEGCVEVLLEQKGCRCIDGNPFTPLHCAVVNDHESCAALLLEAMGSDIASCKDTKDRTPLHAAAFSGHVDCVQLLLSHDAPVDAVDQSGRSALMMAAEKGGVGAVEVLLTSANASLGLVDQNGNTALHLACSSGKEDCVLFILERLKDTVLIGATNAALQTPLHLAARSGLKQAVQDLLSRGASVQMLDENGLTPALACAPSREVADCLALILATMMPFCSPCSSGVPSPGSLLRALSRQKGSRDPRSPKAPSGPSSEGSASQGTTENDSDSETF; from the exons ATGGCTGTTCTTAAACTCGTCGAGCAG CCTCCGCTGGTTCAGGCCATCTTCAATGGAGACCCTGAGGAGATACGCATGCTTATCTACAAATCGGAAGACATCAACGCTCTG GATGCAGACAAGCGTACCCCGCTCCATGCGGCAGCCTTCCTGGGTGATGCTGAGATCACTGAGCTTCTCATCCTCTCCG GGGCGCGGGTCAACGCCAAAGACAACATGTGGCTCACCCCTCTACACCGCGCGGTGGCATCACGTAGTGAG GAGGCCGTTCGGGTGCTGATTCGTCACTCTGCTGATGTGAATGCGCGGGATAAGAACTGGCAGACGCCGCTTCACGTTGCCGCGGCCAACAATGCCCTGCGCTGCGCTGAGGTCATCATCCCCCTGCTGAGCAGCGTCAATGTGTCGGACCGCGGGGGGCGCACCGCCCTGCACCACGCTGCCCTCAACGGGCACACTGAG ATGGTTAACCTGCTACTGGCTAAGGGAGCCAACATTAATGCCTTCGATAAGAAAGATGGCCGCGCCCTGCACTGGGCAGCATATATGG GTCATCTGGATGTAGTGTGTCTGCTGGTCAGCCAGGGGGCAGAGGTCAGCTGTAAGGATAAACGTGgttacacctctctacacacgGCCGCTTCTAACGGTCAGATCGCTGTGGTCAAACACCTGCTCAACCTGGCCGTGGAG ATAGATGAGACCAATGCGTTTGGTAACACGGCTCTGCACTTGGCCTGTTTCAACGGTCAGGATGCTGTGGTCAGTGAGCTGATAGACTACGGAGCTAACGTCAGCCAGCCCAACAACAAGGGTTTCACCCCTCTGCACTTCGCTGCAGCCTCCACCCACGGAGCCCTCTGTCTGGAGTTCCTGGTCAACAACGGGGCTGACGTCAACGTCCAG AGTCGGGATGGGAAGAGCCCCCTCCACATGACAGCGGTCCACGGCCGCTTCACTCGCTCCCAGACACTCATCCAGAATG GTGGGGAGATTGACAGTGTGGACAAGGATGGAAACACTCCTCTTCACATCGCTGCTCGCTATGGTCACGAGCTCCTCATTAACACACTCATCACCAGTGGAGCCGACTGCACAAG acGAGGAGTCCATGGTATGTTCCCTCTGCACCTGGCTGCTATGAACGCCCACTCAGACTGCTGCCGGAAGCTGCTCTCCTCAG GCTTCCAGATCCACACCCCAGACGCACTGGGGAGGACCTGTCTACATGCTGCCGCCGCcggggg TAATGTTGAGTGTGTGAAGTTGCTTCTGAGCAGCGGTGGGGACCACAACCGGAGGGACAAGTGTGGCAG gacccctCTCCACTATGCGGCTGCCAGTCGTCACTATCAGTGCCTGGAGACCCTGGTGTCGTGTGGGACATGCATTAATGCCACTGACCAGTGGGGGCGCTCTGCCTTGCACTACGCAGCTGCCTCCGACCTGGACAGAAG GCGACGTCAGGCTCTGGAGCCAGAGAGTGAAGGGGTGCAggcagagaaggagaaggaggctgCACT ATGTCTGGAGTTCCTGTTGCAAAGTGGTGCTACTGCCTCTCTGAAAGACAAGCAGGGCTATAGTCCTGTCCACTATGCTGCAGCCTATGGCCACAGACACTGTCTAGAGctg CTGTTGGACCGAGACGAGAGTCACCAGGAGCACCCAGAATCTCTGTGTGCCAGGAGCCCCCTGCACCTCGCT gCGTACCACGGCCATGCCCAGGCTCTGGAGGTGTTGctgcagggggagagggaagtgGACCAAGGGGATGAGGCTGGTCGTACTCCTCTGGCCCTAGCAGCCCTCAGGGGCCACACGGACTGTGTCCACACCCTCATCAGCCAGGGGGCCTCGCCACGCACCACAGATGCCAACAGGGGACGCACCCCTGTACACCTAGCAG TGATGAATGGCCATACCTCGTGTGTACGCCTCCTGCTGGATGACCAAGACAGTGCAGACCTGGTGGATGCTGCAGACTCTCGGGGACA GACTCCTCTGATGCTGGCGGTGGCAGGGGGACATGTGGACGCTGTGTCTctgctgctggagagagaggctgCTGTAGACACAGCAGACAGCCATGGCCTGACAGCCCTGCACcttggg ctgCTGTGTGGTCAGGAGGagtgtgtccagtgtctgttggagCAGGAGGCCTCTGTGTTGCTGGGGGACTCCAGGGGCCGTACAGCCCTCCATCTGGCTGCAGCGAGGGGCCACGCATCCTGGCTTGCTGAGCTGCTGAGTATCGCTTTTTCTGAACCGCCCACACCCCGCCTCCGAGACCACCAGGGGTACACCCCCCTGCACTGGGCCTGCTACTATG gtCATGAGGGCTGTGTGGAGGTACTGCTGGAACAGAAAGGTTGTCGCTGTATCGATGGGAACCCCTTCACTCCCCTGCACTGTGCTGT GGTGAATGATCATGAATCCTGTGCCGCACTACTGCTGGAGGCCATGGGATCAGACATCGCCAGCTGTAAGGATACTAAAGATAG GACTCCACTCCATGCTGCAGCGTTCTCTGGTCATGTGGACTGTGTCCAACTGCTTCTGTCCCATGATGCACCTGTGGATGCTGTGGATCAATCAGGGCGCAGTGCGCTGATGATGGCTGCTgagaagggaggagtgggggCTGTAGAGGTGCTGTTGACCAGTGCCAACGCCAGCCTGGGTTTGGTCGACCAGAATGGCAACACAGCCCTCCACCTGGCCTGCAGTAGC GGAAAGGAGGATTGTGTTCTGTTCATCCTGGAGAGGCTAAAGGATACTGTTCTCATAGGTGCCACAAACGCAGCACTGCAGAC GCCGCTCCACCTAGCAGCTCGTAGCGGTCTGAAACAGGCTGTCCAGGACCTGCTGTCCAGGGGGGCCAGTGTTCAGATGTTGGATGAGAATG gtCTGACGCCTGCTCTAGCTTGCGCTCCTAGCAGGGAGGTGGCTGACTGTCTGGCTCTCATTCTGGCTACCATGATGCCTTTCTGCTCCCCTTGCAGCTCCGGAGTCCCCTCCCCAGGTTCCCTCCTGAGGGCCCTATCCAGGCAGAAGGGTTCGCGGGACCCTCGTAGCCCCAAGGCCCCCTCTGGCCCCTCCAGCGAGGGAAGTGCCAGTCAGGGCACCACTGAAAACGACTCAGACTCAGAAACCTTTTGA
- the LOC135519340 gene encoding serine/threonine-protein phosphatase 6 regulatory ankyrin repeat subunit B-like isoform X3 encodes MAVLKLVEQPPLVQAIFNGDPEEIRMLIYKSEDINALDADKRTPLHAAAFLGDAEITELLILSGARVNAKDNMWLTPLHRAVASRSEEAVRVLIRHSADVNARDKNWQTPLHVAAANNALRCAEVIIPLLSSVNVSDRGGRTALHHAALNGHTEMVNLLLAKGANINAFDKKDGRALHWAAYMGHLDVVCLLVSQGAEVSCKDKRGYTSLHTAASNGQIAVVKHLLNLAVEIDETNAFGNTALHLACFNGQDAVVSELIDYGANVSQPNNKGFTPLHFAAASTHGALCLEFLVNNGADVNVQSRDGKSPLHMTAVHGRFTRSQTLIQNGGEIDSVDKDGNTPLHIAARYGHELLINTLITSGADCTRRGVHGMFPLHLAAMNAHSDCCRKLLSSGRRYSIMCPLSNDPSSSALSAGFQIHTPDALGRTCLHAAAAGGNVECVKLLLSSGGDHNRRDKCGRTPLHYAAASRHYQCLETLVSCGTCINATDQWGRSALHYAAASDLDRRRRQALEPESEGVQAEKEKEAALCLEFLLQSGATASLKDKQGYSPVHYAAAYGHRHCLELLLDRDESHQEHPESLCARSPLHLAAYHGHAQALEVLLQGEREVDQGDEAGRTPLALAALRGHTDCVHTLISQGASPRTTDANRGRTPVHLAVMNGHTSCVRLLLDDQDSADLVDAADSRGQTPLMLAVAGGHVDAVSLLLEREAAVDTADSHGLTALHLGLLCGQEECVQCLLEQEASVLLGDSRGRTALHLAAARGHASWLAELLSIAFSEPPTPRLRDHQGYTPLHWACYYGHEGCVEVLLEQKGCRCIDGNPFTPLHCAVVNDHESCAALLLEAMGSDIASCKDTKDRTPLHAAAFSGHVDCVQLLLSHDAPVDAVDQSGRSALMMAAEKGGVGAVEVLLTSANASLGLVDQNGNTALHLACSSGKEDCVLFILERLKDTVLIGATNAALQTPLHLAARSGLKQAVQDLLSRGASVQMLDENAPESPPQVPS; translated from the exons ATGGCTGTTCTTAAACTCGTCGAGCAG CCTCCGCTGGTTCAGGCCATCTTCAATGGAGACCCTGAGGAGATACGCATGCTTATCTACAAATCGGAAGACATCAACGCTCTG GATGCAGACAAGCGTACCCCGCTCCATGCGGCAGCCTTCCTGGGTGATGCTGAGATCACTGAGCTTCTCATCCTCTCCG GGGCGCGGGTCAACGCCAAAGACAACATGTGGCTCACCCCTCTACACCGCGCGGTGGCATCACGTAGTGAG GAGGCCGTTCGGGTGCTGATTCGTCACTCTGCTGATGTGAATGCGCGGGATAAGAACTGGCAGACGCCGCTTCACGTTGCCGCGGCCAACAATGCCCTGCGCTGCGCTGAGGTCATCATCCCCCTGCTGAGCAGCGTCAATGTGTCGGACCGCGGGGGGCGCACCGCCCTGCACCACGCTGCCCTCAACGGGCACACTGAG ATGGTTAACCTGCTACTGGCTAAGGGAGCCAACATTAATGCCTTCGATAAGAAAGATGGCCGCGCCCTGCACTGGGCAGCATATATGG GTCATCTGGATGTAGTGTGTCTGCTGGTCAGCCAGGGGGCAGAGGTCAGCTGTAAGGATAAACGTGgttacacctctctacacacgGCCGCTTCTAACGGTCAGATCGCTGTGGTCAAACACCTGCTCAACCTGGCCGTGGAG ATAGATGAGACCAATGCGTTTGGTAACACGGCTCTGCACTTGGCCTGTTTCAACGGTCAGGATGCTGTGGTCAGTGAGCTGATAGACTACGGAGCTAACGTCAGCCAGCCCAACAACAAGGGTTTCACCCCTCTGCACTTCGCTGCAGCCTCCACCCACGGAGCCCTCTGTCTGGAGTTCCTGGTCAACAACGGGGCTGACGTCAACGTCCAG AGTCGGGATGGGAAGAGCCCCCTCCACATGACAGCGGTCCACGGCCGCTTCACTCGCTCCCAGACACTCATCCAGAATG GTGGGGAGATTGACAGTGTGGACAAGGATGGAAACACTCCTCTTCACATCGCTGCTCGCTATGGTCACGAGCTCCTCATTAACACACTCATCACCAGTGGAGCCGACTGCACAAG acGAGGAGTCCATGGTATGTTCCCTCTGCACCTGGCTGCTATGAACGCCCACTCAGACTGCTGCCGGAAGCTGCTCTCCTCAG GAAGGAGGTATAGCATAATGTGTCCCCTCAGTAACGACCCCTCGTCCTCGGCTCTGTCTGCAGGCTTCCAGATCCACACCCCAGACGCACTGGGGAGGACCTGTCTACATGCTGCCGCCGCcggggg TAATGTTGAGTGTGTGAAGTTGCTTCTGAGCAGCGGTGGGGACCACAACCGGAGGGACAAGTGTGGCAG gacccctCTCCACTATGCGGCTGCCAGTCGTCACTATCAGTGCCTGGAGACCCTGGTGTCGTGTGGGACATGCATTAATGCCACTGACCAGTGGGGGCGCTCTGCCTTGCACTACGCAGCTGCCTCCGACCTGGACAGAAG GCGACGTCAGGCTCTGGAGCCAGAGAGTGAAGGGGTGCAggcagagaaggagaaggaggctgCACT ATGTCTGGAGTTCCTGTTGCAAAGTGGTGCTACTGCCTCTCTGAAAGACAAGCAGGGCTATAGTCCTGTCCACTATGCTGCAGCCTATGGCCACAGACACTGTCTAGAGctg CTGTTGGACCGAGACGAGAGTCACCAGGAGCACCCAGAATCTCTGTGTGCCAGGAGCCCCCTGCACCTCGCT gCGTACCACGGCCATGCCCAGGCTCTGGAGGTGTTGctgcagggggagagggaagtgGACCAAGGGGATGAGGCTGGTCGTACTCCTCTGGCCCTAGCAGCCCTCAGGGGCCACACGGACTGTGTCCACACCCTCATCAGCCAGGGGGCCTCGCCACGCACCACAGATGCCAACAGGGGACGCACCCCTGTACACCTAGCAG TGATGAATGGCCATACCTCGTGTGTACGCCTCCTGCTGGATGACCAAGACAGTGCAGACCTGGTGGATGCTGCAGACTCTCGGGGACA GACTCCTCTGATGCTGGCGGTGGCAGGGGGACATGTGGACGCTGTGTCTctgctgctggagagagaggctgCTGTAGACACAGCAGACAGCCATGGCCTGACAGCCCTGCACcttggg ctgCTGTGTGGTCAGGAGGagtgtgtccagtgtctgttggagCAGGAGGCCTCTGTGTTGCTGGGGGACTCCAGGGGCCGTACAGCCCTCCATCTGGCTGCAGCGAGGGGCCACGCATCCTGGCTTGCTGAGCTGCTGAGTATCGCTTTTTCTGAACCGCCCACACCCCGCCTCCGAGACCACCAGGGGTACACCCCCCTGCACTGGGCCTGCTACTATG gtCATGAGGGCTGTGTGGAGGTACTGCTGGAACAGAAAGGTTGTCGCTGTATCGATGGGAACCCCTTCACTCCCCTGCACTGTGCTGT GGTGAATGATCATGAATCCTGTGCCGCACTACTGCTGGAGGCCATGGGATCAGACATCGCCAGCTGTAAGGATACTAAAGATAG GACTCCACTCCATGCTGCAGCGTTCTCTGGTCATGTGGACTGTGTCCAACTGCTTCTGTCCCATGATGCACCTGTGGATGCTGTGGATCAATCAGGGCGCAGTGCGCTGATGATGGCTGCTgagaagggaggagtgggggCTGTAGAGGTGCTGTTGACCAGTGCCAACGCCAGCCTGGGTTTGGTCGACCAGAATGGCAACACAGCCCTCCACCTGGCCTGCAGTAGC GGAAAGGAGGATTGTGTTCTGTTCATCCTGGAGAGGCTAAAGGATACTGTTCTCATAGGTGCCACAAACGCAGCACTGCAGAC GCCGCTCCACCTAGCAGCTCGTAGCGGTCTGAAACAGGCTGTCCAGGACCTGCTGTCCAGGGGGGCCAGTGTTCAGATGTTGGATGAGAATG CTCCGGAGTCCCCTCCCCAGGTTCCCTCCTGA